Sequence from the Thermoplasmatales archaeon genome:
AAAATTTTTATCAAAATTTTTTGCAAAGGCATATATCAATTTTTTTGAAAAAGCAATAATTGAAGAATTTGAAATGGTTGGAATAAAAGAAAATGATAAAATTCTTCATATTGGATGCGGTCCGCTTCCAAACACGCTCATCTCTCTTGCAAAAAATATTAAAGCAAGATATTTTGGAATAGATGTTGACGAGCAAGCAGTTAATATTGCAAAAGAAATTGTTTCAAAATATAATCTTGATATAAAAATTGAGGAAGGAAATGCCTTAAATTATCCAATTGATGGTTTTGATGTGATAATAGTATCTTTTGGAGTAGAGCCACGCAGTCAAGTTTTTGAAAGAATAAGAAGAGATTGCAAAAAAAATGCAAGAATAATATGCAGAAAACAGTGGGATTTCCTCGATCCCATATTTGGAAAAAAAGAATTGCCAAATGGCTTTAAAGTAATTGGAGAGCATAAAAGGAGAGATTTAATAAAATCCTATTTATTGAAGAAGTTGTAAGCAAAAATTTTTTTATCATAAATGCATTAATATTATGAAGTTAAAAGCATTTGCTGTTGCCATTCTTTTAATTGCGACATTTTTTTCAGCAATAGGCGATGGCAGAACTGTTTTTGCGGAGCTCGGGGCGCTGAGCTGGTGCCCTCACTGCCCCAAAGCGGCTGAGGCATTAAACAATCTTTCGCGCGAGCTTGATTTTTGCTATGTAACGCTTGTTTATGATAAAAGCTCTGTGGCTATGAAGCGCGGTTCATGGCTGAGAGATGCATATGCCCCAATGCTTTACATTGATGGTGGCTACTATGTTGTTGATTATAACCCAACGAGCGCTTATTCTGATTATAGAAGTGCTATAGAAAATGCGAGCAAAAGAAGCGTTAGGAATATTGAAATTGAAATAAATGCAAAGTGGCTTGGAGAAGCAAAAATTGAAATAGGGGTAAAAATAATTAATAATGAAAGACCATGCTTTGGGCATTTAAGAGTTTATGTGGTTGAGATAAATTCAAGATGGAATGACTATGCGGGAAAACCATTTAAATATGCTTTTCTTGATTATGCTTTCAATGAATATGTTTTTGTTGGGCAATATGAAAAAGTAAAAATATGGGATGGAAATAAAATGCACGGAAATTTAACTTTTCCTGATATTGAAAAAGATAATATAGCAATTATTGCAACTCTTTCGCAAGCTTTTCCCCGCATAGCAAAAAATCCATGGGAGAAACCATTTCCATATTTCCTTGCTGAATATGTGGAGGCGGTGAAATTTAGTTTATTAAATTAGTAATCTAAGTAAATTAAGTATATAAACATTGTTTTCTTGGTATATTATCTTCCAATACTTATATTTGATTTCTTCAGTGCTTTAACTATTTCCCCATCAGAAAGTTCGTAGTTTTGCAGAAGACCCCTATTATAAAGTTCATATGCTGATAAATCAAAATATCCATGCCCGCTGTTCAAAAAGCAAATTATTTTTTCCTCCTTTTCTCTTTTGCATCTTAATGCTTCATCTATTACCCCTTTCAAACCATGTGCACTTTCTGGAGCAATTAAAAATCCTTCAGTTTTTGCAAATATTTTTGCTGCTTCGAAAATTTCATTTTGACTATAAGCCCTTTTCTCAACAATTCCCTCATTCACAAGCTTGCATAGCAAAGGAGCATCTCCATGATATCTCAGCCCGCCAGCATGAATTGCTGGAGGAATGAAGGAATGACCAAGAGTGAACATCTTTAGCAAAGGTGTCATGCGGGCGGCGTCGCCATGGTCATATGTATAAATTCCTCTTGTTAAACTAGGGCAAGCTGTTGGCTCGCAAGCTATAAATCTGATTTCCTCTCCCTTTATCTTATCTGGCACGAAAGGGAATATACCTCCTGAGAAGTTGCTACCCCCACCCACACATCCGCATATTATATCAGGGTATGAATCTATTTTTTCAAACTGCTTTTTCAGCTCGAGCCCAATTATTGTCTGATGCAGAAGCACATGATTTAGAACTGAGCCAAGAGAATATTTAGTGTTTTCATGAGTTATAGCATCTTCAATTGCCTCACTTATTGCTATTCCCAGGCTTCCTGAATTATCTGGATCTTCTTTCAAAACTTTTCTTCCAAATTCCGTTCTATTACTCGGGCTCGCTATAACCTCCGCACCCCATGTTTCCATCAATATTCTTCTATATGGCTTTTGATCAAAACTGCATTTAACCATATAAACCGTGCATCTCAACCCAAACAGGGAGTATGCAAAAGAAAGGGCGGAGCCCCACTGACCCGCGCCAGTTTCAGTTGTCATCCTTTCAATTCCTTCCTTTGAGTTGTAATATGCCTGTGCAACTGCTGTATTTGGCTTGTGGCTTCCTGGCGGGCTTACGCCCTCCCATTTGTAATATATTTTTGCTGGTGTTTTTAAAAATTCCTCGAGCTTTTCAGCTCTGTATAAAGGGGTTGGTCTCCATATCCTGTATATTTCCTTTACTTCCTCAGGTATTTTTATCCATTTTTCCTTGCTTATCTCCTGCCTGACAAGTTCTTTTGGAAAAATTCTTTCTAAATCGCTTGCTTTAACTGGCTCAAGTGTTACTGGATTTAGAGGGGGAGGCAATTCAATTTCTGACTGGATGTTATACCATTCATCGGGCATTTCTTCTTCATCAATCAATACTTTTTTCATAAAAATGAATGCAATAGAAATATTTAACATTTTTGTATAAATTTGTTCATTATAGTATATTTTTTACCATTACAGTAAATTATTTTAATTTATTCCGCATTATGACCATGTGGAAAAAAATTATTTCTTATTTTGGCAGGCAATCCGCTCAACAAAAAGTTATTCAGCTATTTCTTTCCTATGGACTAAGCATTAGAAAAGGAAAAGTTTATTGTGGAAACATAGAGCTTTCTTTTTCAAAAATTGCAAGAGCAATAAATGTTGATAGAAGAGTTATTATGAATGCAATAGAGATAATAGAAAGAAATAAAGAATTGAAAAAAATTTTTTCAAATTTGATGCCAACATGCAGTTTCAAAGAGCTTGCTCCAAAGATGGGGTGGGGTGTTGTTGAGATAATACCGAAAGATGCTTCAATGCCAGGCATAATTGCAAGTGTCTCAGATATAATAGCGAGGGAAGGAATAAGCATAAGGCAGGCAAATGTCGATGATTACATAATTGCAGATGAGCCAAAACTTTTTATTGTAACAGAAAAACCAATACCATCAAAATTGATAAAAAAGTTGAGAAAAGCCAAAGGAGTTATGGGAGTGACTGTTTATTAAAAAACTTTATTTAAAGTAAATTCTTTTCATTCCCAATTATTCCTTTTAAATTTTCATTTTTTCTCAAGAGATGCCTTTATTAGTCCATCAAATAAAGGAGATGGCTCCAGCGGGCGGGATGTGAACTCTGGATGAAACTGAGAAGCTATGAAATAGGGATGGGATGGCAATTCAATGATTTCAACTCTTTTTCCATTTTCAGCAAACCCAGAGAAAACAATTCCATTTTTTTCAAGTATTTCAAAATAATCGGGATTTACTTCATATCTATGTCGGTGCCTCTCATAAATTTTCTTCTTCCCATAAACTCTGTATGCAAGAGTATTCTCTTTTATATCTATTTCATATTCTCCAAGCCTCATTGTTCCACCCATTTTATACACATTCCTCTGCTCTGGTAGCAATGTTATTATCGGATGCTCTGTATCCTTATCTATCTCCAATGAATTGCATTTCAGCCCTATCACATTTCTCCCGTATTCAACAATCGCAAGTTGAAAGCCGAAACATATTCCCAAAAAAGGCAAATCATTCTCTCTCGCAAATTCAATCGCCATTATTTTGCCCTCCGCCCCCCTCACGCCGAAGCCGCCTGGCACAAGAATTCCATCAACTTTTTCAAGCTCTTCTTTTTTTCCTTTTTCAAGCTCTTCTGATTCAATCCATACAATATTTACATTCGCGCTGTTTTTTGAGCCCGCATGATGAAAAGCTTCTATTATGCTAAGAT
This genomic interval carries:
- a CDS encoding class I SAM-dependent methyltransferase, whose protein sequence is MQTKRMHDRMFIFAEKFLSKFFAKAYINFFEKAIIEEFEMVGIKENDKILHIGCGPLPNTLISLAKNIKARYFGIDVDEQAVNIAKEIVSKYNLDIKIEEGNALNYPIDGFDVIIVSFGVEPRSQVFERIRRDCKKNARIICRKQWDFLDPIFGKKELPNGFKVIGEHKRRDLIKSYLLKKL
- a CDS encoding TrpB-like pyridoxal phosphate-dependent enzyme, whose amino-acid sequence is MKKVLIDEEEMPDEWYNIQSEIELPPPLNPVTLEPVKASDLERIFPKELVRQEISKEKWIKIPEEVKEIYRIWRPTPLYRAEKLEEFLKTPAKIYYKWEGVSPPGSHKPNTAVAQAYYNSKEGIERMTTETGAGQWGSALSFAYSLFGLRCTVYMVKCSFDQKPYRRILMETWGAEVIASPSNRTEFGRKVLKEDPDNSGSLGIAISEAIEDAITHENTKYSLGSVLNHVLLHQTIIGLELKKQFEKIDSYPDIICGCVGGGSNFSGGIFPFVPDKIKGEEIRFIACEPTACPSLTRGIYTYDHGDAARMTPLLKMFTLGHSFIPPAIHAGGLRYHGDAPLLCKLVNEGIVEKRAYSQNEIFEAAKIFAKTEGFLIAPESAHGLKGVIDEALRCKREKEEKIICFLNSGHGYFDLSAYELYNRGLLQNYELSDGEIVKALKKSNISIGR